cactcaagctggtggtgcacaactaattgttgtatacctttgcaatggctaggatttcggttaagGCGCGCGACTAagttgagatcaggagtttaccacattgagttcgattatccaaatttaggtatgggactggtttgggtagaagtcccttgtaatgaaccccatagcttgcgatactacgtactatcatctcgatttcacactccagcttggtcatttctttcgcaccgcatattatattatatcctcAGCATATAGCATTtgatttactatgcttctgtattgcatggcttagatacggttgacggtattcgtgaactcatcaagatttgcatattgtattacatcctcagtatatgatattgacttattatgtttttgcatcgcatagcttggataaggctgatggtatttataaacTTACCggtatgtttccgcattgctctgatattgcatacttgacacttactggcatgttttcgcattgctctgatattgcatacttggcacttactggcatgtttccacattgctctaatattgcatacttagtacttaccttgcgcacacatttacaccaccctctaagctttttataagcttatgcacaatagatgcatgcaggtggtgttgggttgcagcaacgttgagcttggagcatgcagctgtcttttggagctttgatttttgacatatgtatttccctttcagcactgtattcaactgtttatattagtggatatgtgatgatgatgttgccattgtgatttgggtaaacttgtagttatgcttcttacgagataaatgtacattagaaaaatcctccttgtaggatcccaggatcggaatcttgcatatgggtgctgggaaccgagaatggggtactacggaggctatcggcaccaaaTTCGGCGATTAAGAATTctatgagcctggtttctgagtttggggtgtgacaacctgagcttctctctcacttacaaaCGGTTTAGAATGATTTTTCGttgtaatttagaatgagagGTCCCTATTTTTAGGCAAAGGGTTTGAAAATTCGGTTAGCTTAAGCATATGTTCGATTGACTGGATTCCATTGAATTCATTCTAACGACTATCAGACTGCACGGATAAGATTTATCTAAAATTCGGCTGGTCGAATGTCCAATTTGGCCATTCGAATTCTCGCGAAATTCAAAAATTTGCATTGTTGGAATTTGACTTGAACTTTACTCGAGCTGGCCAAACTTCAAGTTTAGGCTAGCTGAACCaaaagttcgactggtcgaattttCAACTGATTTTGAATTTTATCCCGAACCTAAAGTTAGGTTAGCTGAAGAAGTTAGGCTAGTCGAACTCCACAACAAATACACCAACGATAAcccaaaataaattatttttgaaagcacctaacctaaggtctttctagggttatattaCCTATTGGTTAGCAAATATAGATATCATCTAGTCATGATAATCTTAAAATCGAGAGACATCTTTTTAAGatgataagccgatcttgagttgATATTCAGAGATGTAGTGTAGTTGCGATATGATCGTACTTGCAATTTGACCGGTATCATTGTGTATCTGTCTCACGAATCAACCCTATGTATGCTAatacatataagcacttacaggGACAAACCTCCGCATACCACATGACCATGATTAATGTGCCCATTAAATGAGGGACGTGCTTGTCACGGCTATAAAAGACCCGCTTGACAAACTTATCGCATTTCACAATTGAATATGATCTCATCCTTAAAACTGTCTACAATCCTTCTAAAATGGAAGATTTACTCGGAGATGTTCGCAGAGGAAGTAGCGATCTAGAGGATTTTGAAGATCCACAAATTGGGCTAATCTTTAAAGGAATTCATCCTAGGATTGGGCTACGATCGGGAGGAACAGAAACATCATCTGGGTTAGGTCCACAACAATGACCCCATTAAGATTACAAGAATGGAGTAACTAGATCCAAACATGGTCTGATAACAGATTGATATCGGGTGTCAAATCCTACTCCTGTCGGGGACTATGTGATCTACATCAGATCATCATACTAAATGATTATGAATAAGTGAAAGATGCTCCCTTGATCGAATTAAGAAAGTCCTGTAAGGGAGCATCTTCATGCATGAGTGGAAATCTGAGACCCATCCGCTACGAGCGTTTCAGAGATCTTCTTGGTTAATAACTTCCATATCTACGGAGAAAGAATTGCGTATCCGGAAAGCCTGCACGAAGAATTCCGAATGACCTAGAAGCCCATCGACGGGCTTTCACTACATGGAGAAAGCTATAAAATGAACACCCAAAGAAAAGCTCGTAGCCCCACGTCAAACATAGCTATTTACATATCTACTTTACATTTATGCCTATTTTACTTTTTTCTAACCTAGTTCACTGCTGCCCAGTGGCTCCCGCTGCAGTATGTTTATCTTAGGAGTAGATTAAATATCTACAACCTTAAATTGCTAGATCCACATGTCCATCTGAGTTTCGATTCAATTGTTCATACCCCGGTTATATTTTGTTGACCATCTACCACGATCGTTTGTTCTGATAGGTGCTTCAGGTATTTATCTTACTACTCATATCAATTAAATTGTAAAGCACGATGGTTGTAACATGGACAATACATTAATAAACTCGATCGTGTttatattagtttttattttgttaCGTGCAAATCTTATACTTTGATTGAGTAATACTACGTTAGTGTTGTTGAAATAAAAAGTCCTTAAATCAGCCAATTCCGTAATCACTGGTATAAGGCAAAAAGAATTCTTTCGTGAGGGCTAACTCCTTCCCATACTCGACTCGCCTGAGTACGATGTGCACCAAATCAATAAGTTGATGGTAGAGAGGACTTTGGGTCTAAGTCTAGTCTCTGACATATTTATCTCAGTGCAAGGGTACTGGTCAATTCAATCAATATCCTTGAGTCAAGTAGACTTTGGCATACTTGTGCAATCATACAAACACATACTATTTATACCCTTAGTTGCATAAGTAGCCTTGACTAGCTGAATTGAGAGCAACAAGATTAATATTTCCCAAATAAGAAGGCCATTTTACGTTGGAAGAGGTGATAATCCACCCATTATAATAGTGGACCAGAGTCTATAAGGGGATTAGTAAACCCATTGTAGTAGGTCAAAGAATGTAAAAATAAGGCCGTCAATGGGCTGAGCCTAGGTAGGTCtcagcctggattttgaactgtattcaaaattttaatttttcaggccCAAGCGTGGCACATTGACACCCCCGCGCAAGAGAGAGAACAGAATCTATGGTTAGGAAGAGCACTCTCTTTGCTTGGGTGACTTCCAGGTTTAGGTCtttgattattgttattattattattattatttttcattcaCAACACTCCGCGTGTTTTGCACAAGTGACCTGCTAACCTGCCACCCTCACGGGACAGCTTGATGTTCCATGGTAGGTCCAGTCAATGTCACCCATTGTTCCTGTTTCTGTGGCCTACTTGATTTATGGGTTAGATTGTGGATCTAGAAAAaggcatctaatggacgggttggatggaggGATCTAAGCCCACCTAAATTTGCAATCGCTTGAGTTTAGGTGTGCCTCTTCATCTTCCTAGGGCGGACCTGATGTATGGTTTAGTCTCGCAGCAGGTTAAAGGTTTTCAATCACGTatagacccggcctcacccaacacaatGTCCTGACCTTgtaacccaccttgatgcatgtatatccatgccgtccatccattttgttaactccttttaaggcatgaaccaaaaaattaaccagatccaaatatcaggtgaaccataccgtAAGAAACAGTGCTGATTAAActccactctttttttttttgtctgtggaccgcaaaagttttggatcaagctgatatttttcttccccttcatctaagtctttaCATcattttcaacaggttggatggaaaataaacattataatggacaTTACAGCTCTATGATGTTTCTAACAGTGGGGGTTCAATCAGCAATGTTTCCTATGTCACAGTCCACCTTAATTTTCTAGTTCATgcagctggcaaaatggatagacagcatggatatgcgatacatacatcaaggtgggcctgtagtcagggccgcaccgtgttggTGAGGCGGCCATAtgtaggacgcggatttcctgcaaaagcatttctcaggaagttcctgcgcaaggatgttggtggggcccaccgagatgtctgtgagaaatccaccccctcCGTACGTTTTGAGAGCTCAATTTAGGTTCAACCTTTCTAGGCTCCACCTGatttttatatgctatctaaaccgtttataaggtccttcccgatgggatgaagtgaaaacaccgaaaGGATaatctgatacaaaacttttttgGTCATAAGAATCCTTCAATGGTGCtcactgaatgcccactgttttcttttgtgtggcccacttgaatgttggatacgcttcattttttgtcatactttctaaaatgatctcgaaaaaagtATGTAtgagttggatttctcacaaacatctaggTGGACCCTCCCAGCATCCTCGCGCAGCAACTTCATGGGAATGGCTTTCACGGGAAACCTGCGTCCCCACGGGTAATCCCGAAAAACCCTTTGAGCCGCTTCTGCAACTGAGCCATTAACTTGGATGCCTtatcttatggcatgagccaaaaacgacgctgatccaaatgtcaggtggaccacactataagaaagagTGATGATTCAACACCaaacattaaaaacttgttgggagCTAAAAAAGCTTTGGATAAAGTTGTACCTATGTTTTCCCATCattcgggtctgtgtgacctgatcaacacGTTGgcttgaaaataaacattatggtgagctttagaaagtttttaatggtgtgcattcaatcacagacatttcctatggtgtggtccacctaagatttggatttgctccatttttgagctcataccttaaaatgatctcaaaaaatggatggacaatatgttgttaaaaaatgttttaaatttggaaaagttcgactAGCACTGAGAAAGTTCGGATTGAAGTTCAACAACAATGTATTTGAAATTCTCAAGGTCTTCGATttgtgcgcggactgcgtaaatttgaggcggtttctatgGATATGCGTAAGTGAGAAtttcccatctataaataggagtccctaaggccATTCAAAGATATTCTAAGACTTTCTAAAGGTATTTAaatggtttctaaaagggttctagggttttcaaagggtgtaacaaaggtgagattcgaggttgttcgaatcgggtaagttctctctctttgtaatttatgttttcatagtggatttctgtcactttgtgccatggttttttcccggaagggttttccacgttaaatctttgtattatcttgtgtttgcttggtgctcttggattgctatcctagatctgtCTCTATGTGATTCTGCAGAACAaatcctaacaagtggtatcagagctaaagcTGGGCAGAAttcgactcgatccgatccgaaccaAAGGCcgggatcgggtcggatcgagtaggtccgctcagatccgaccgtacatcgagtcgagttcagatcagtggccaatctggaccgatccgatccgggatctaatccgcacaatgttcattcaacactatttcctgtaatgttgtccacttgagatcgggatatacctcgttttttgtataataccataaaatgatctaggaagatagacggacaacatggatgaaataaatacaacatggtgggtcgacagagcatcgaccatcaaccatgggctggtggcaggggagtagccaatccctctcTCAGCTCATGGCTCGAGGTGCACATTGAGCACCAAGCtctaacagagagagagagagagagagggaaatacttctatGCAGTcaagctcatgagaacttcccatgaggtcgagctgtgtggaccccaccgtgatgtgtgccgaacatcaacaccgtgcatttgatgggtcccctttaaattatgggatatcccaaaaatcagtcgtatatggaactcaagtgggccataccatctaaaatcatgtgaagacattcctaaaacatataaaagcacttggtggggcccacctaaaatttggatgtatctgaaacttggtctaacccctcatccaagtgggacacacataatgaatggtccggatttgtgaaccacacgtcggtgggcccaaaaaatgattatgaatattttaatgggaggtaACCCGTAACTAAAGTTTGTACGTAAAGCTTTCATGGACTGACAGGTAGTGGTTGACAGGTGTACCAACGCACTAGGCCAGCAGGCAGTAAGTgatttgacgtcagcaagttctgtgggtcccatcatgaggtatgtgttatatccaaactgtccatccatttggcgggttcatcttaaggcttgagtcgaaaaataagataaatctaaagatcaagtggaccacaatgcaaaaattAGTGGGGTTGCCATTGAAACAAAGGATtcgatccgaaccgtacccaatctgatccgactcggtttccctgactgagTCAGACTCAGTTGGGGTTAGGCTAGTAGTGTGACGAATCGAATCGAGTCAGAGGactcagactcggtcccggatcggaccAAGTTCGGTCAGAGCATTGAAAGTTTTGGACCGAGTCGGGTTGGACTCAATccggttcgactcgactcgatgcccacctgtaatcagagcaatcattggggcacagatctggatctgtaggattaacaataatgggaagcactaggtatgatattaagaagtactcgggaaaaaataactttgagttatggaagttCAAGATGATCATTTCCTTAACCAATTAAGGTGAAGatagtgctcttgaggagcgaaagtctactatgactgatgatgattggaatacccttgataagaaggccttatcttcgatctgtttatgtctcacagaggaggttctctacaatgttttgagggagaaaactgcggctagtttatgggcgaagttggaGGATATccatgcgaaaaaattctctgaaaatcgcctacacttgaagttacagtggtataacttcaagatggcagagggtggagatctggaggcccacatcagcaactttaataaattggtttgcaaatcgCTGGATAtaaaggaagtgatcaaagatgaggaacaaacatatatattgttgaattctcttccggcatcgtatgagtcattcaaggacataatgtgcaccacaaataaaatcGTGAATGTcaacaccattatctcagcctttcaagggaaggccatgagaaagctaaacggtgacATGGAGACATCTTCCGATACACTGATTACAGGGGCAGGAATACTAATTGAGGTATAGGATTTTCAGCGTTAAGATTTAAGTTCATGGGCAAGGGTAAAGGCAAGTTAAAGTGGTGGAATTAtgggatggaaggacacatgaagaaggattgtacaaatcctaaatctaagagagaagaatctaaggcttcatatagggaggcCAACACTGCCACGTCTGATGAAAGTACGAGTATATGTGAAGGTATTATCTTATTTATGTCTGTGTCTGCGTCTGCGATcagacacttatacgatgattgTAGGGACGAGTGAATTCTAGacataggggcatcttttcacataactcctcatcagagttgattcaccagttacagagagtgcgatggtggacagatatttatggacaatgacattgcctataatattgtggctattggtacggtgcgcattaagatgtttgatgggacacaGCGTACCCCGACTGAGGTGAGGCACgctcctgatatgaagaaaagtttgatttctctcggtgcattTGAGACAATAGGATGCAAGTTCACCAGATTTGATGGTGcccttaaggtatctaagggagCACTGATAATTATGGAATTGCAAAGGCATGGAAACCTGTACAGGTTGATATGAAGCACTTCaataggtggagctgcagtgacTATAATAAAtttcacctctgcacgtgtgtgacaTGCTAGGCATGACCACATGAGTAGACATGACATAAAGGTTAAGACGCGCAGACAAAGATacggagcaggtggagcagctacCTGTAAGAAGAATCATACAacataatcgcaggatatcggtgaggtacatggacgactccaatatcgcatatgctctcgttACAGGTGAGAGGAATCCATCTattattcagatggctctaggtgagcttggtgttgagaagtgaaaggtgactatggacgatgtgatggactcgttataCCAGATCGACACATAATAGCTGGTGGAGCTTTCAGTAGGTCAGAAAGCGATttgatgcaagtggatcttcaaaaggATATAACATAGATATAGAGTGAGGCTGGTAGCGAATGGTCAtgttcagagagaagggatcgacttttCAGAGATATTCACATCGGCGGTATAGCAGGTCTATTATATTAGCTAGTTGCCCAATGCGATCTCGAGATGGAACGGATGGATGTGGAGACTAGACTTCTGCACAGGAAATTGGAAGTGTTATTATTCATGAAGAAactagagcggttcgaagttaaattGGTAGAGAACAATGTTTGCAGGGTGTCATTGtatgacctgtcgcctaggcagtggtatataaatttaattattcatggtgagttagaaattttctaggagtgaatacgatcactgtgtctattgcaAGACACTGAGTAATGACACATTCATCTTgaaattgtatgttgatgatatattgatcattagttatgatatgtttgaaaacaatgtactgaagactcggttaacagggacattcgagatgaaggatctgcgggctgcaaagatggttctcgacaTCAATATTCATAGAGACTAGAAGAAGAGCAAACTTTCATTATCATAAGCAGAATACCTTGAgcaggtattgatcaagtatgcgatggaccaagcaaagccagTAAACGTTCCCTACGCGGCTCGCTTTAAGCTTTCCTTAAGAcaatgtcccaaaatagatgatGAAAAACAAAATATGTATTATGAGACTTATTTTGAATGCGGTTGGtagtgcatgccatggtctgtattagaccggttatttcacaggcaatcgatgTTGTGAGTAAATACCCCAgtaagcaacattgggaggcggtgagatggttactttgatatattcgaggtacagAAGActgcgtcttaacttttgagaagataggAGTAAAGTTGATAAGGTATATGGATTTAGATTACGCAGATAGTGTTGATTCTAGAAAGTTGACTTcaagttactcgtttgtactagcgggtggagtaattagttggatgtcgaagttcCAATtaatggtggctctttccacaaccgaagcagaatatatggtagtgacggaagcgtttaaggaagATGTTTAGCTAAAAGGCATGATTttatcagttggggcttcagtaggaggccgtgccggttaattgtgacagcgagagcgctatcaatttggctagaaattctatttatcactcatgtactaaacacattgatgtttgtcaccactTTATTCGACGGGTGCTTAAAGAAGGATGTGTAACtgtagagaagattcacaccagcgtaaatccagtagacatgctcaccaaggttgttcctatagagaagttcaagtttcgtGGAACTTTCtaagcttggcgatggcgtaaaagaaggacggagtgtgcatgagaagcattgattgaagctatgatgcgtcgcagagataagagaagaggtcaagaagccaaatgtttgaagattgaagacatggtgaagattgttgttaaaagatgtcttaaatttagAAAAGTTCAGCTCGAAGTTTAGCAACAatgtatttgaaaattttgaaatcttcgactagtcgaaggataagttcgaccagttgaaggttacgcagatggtgAGCGGTTtgtgtgcggactgcgtaaatttaaggcggtttctagggATGAGCGTATGTGGGAGTtctccatctataaataggagtccgtaGGGTCATtcaaaggtattctaaggctttctaaaggtgtTCAAAGGGATTTTAAAAGGGTTCTGGcgttttcaaagggtgtagcaaaagtgagattcaaggttgttcgaattggataAGTcccctctctttgtaatttatactttcatagtggatttctgtcactttgtgccgtaattttttcttgaaagggttttttatgttaaatctttgtgttcttttatgtttgcttggtgctcttggattgttatcctagatccatatctatgtgatttcGCGGAACAAATCCCAacacgacgtggataaaacatgtacaacaTGATGGGCTCACATAGCACCGCATGTTCATATGCAATTAACCTTCGAGAAAAACTTAcactgttttttaattttttaggaaTCTTTTTATAaatacatctttttttttttttttggttagcttgttagtttTATAAATACATTTACCTACCTTTTTAAATTTTGATGTTTTATGTAACCTCATTAATTagtgggcatttttgtcattttataaaatattatatcGGAAGTTAAGAAAAACTCAGGAAAGGTACCTCTTTGTATAATGAGATATCTTGATGAAGATGTAATTGGAAAAGGCATTGGGATATAAATACCATATTAATGAGGTATTATTTTGTTAAAATCCCTTATATAAATAAGGCCAAAGTGTTTTTATCATATGACCATCTATCTTCAGTCCATTTCTTGAAAAATgcgtattttaaaaatatttaaagcaAACATAGAGAAAATGGGCCGTTAAGTATCTGCGTGTCAATctatgttttgagaaatccattcaaGTAGGCTAAACAATTAGAAAAGTGAAAAGGGTTGGCTTAATtatggttgaaacctttctaggcttaACAATaatatttatatgcaatccaaactgttcataaagaGCCCAACCATTTGTAAGATCACTCCCACTGGAATAAATTGaaagaacaaaaatattagtCTAATACAAAGTTTCTATGGCCTCACGAATGGTAGGTGAACAATTACCACTCCTTTTCCCTGTGTCCTCACcggagctttggatcagcctatttttgagttcgtaccttaaaatgatctctcaaaatgtataGACTAAGTAGATTTCGGACAAAAACCGTGGTGGGCACACTTAGCTTCGGAGCCCTGCAGGCTAAGAGGCCCTCTTTCTATCTTTTTATTAATTTGGTTTAATAACAGCGGAATATCACATCAGGCAAAAGCAAGCATTTCCCGATAAATAACTTAAAAGACATGCGATTAAATTTATTATAGAatgtaaccttttttttttttccttacacgcacacacttatactagtggaatttcaccacttatggatactcgaacccttgaccgggtgttgaaactcctgagagtttacACTCcaacaagagtaaggatccaaccaTAATTTATTACAGAATGCAACTTAATGCATAACTTAATATAACTGAAACTTACAATAATTCAACCATTCAAATCATAACCTTATTATTTGGTGGACCCAAAAGTTAGTGGGCCACAGTTGTAGGAAGGCTATGCAAGACCAAAGTCTCAACAGTCAGGCCAGGTCCGAACCCAAACAGCACACCCCAATCCAACCCTTCTCCGGTCGTTGTCTTCCCTTCCTCTATTGATTTCCTTCTCATCtcatccaaaataaataaaacacatgcactagCCATGTTCCCATACTCGCTTAGCACATGCCTTGTGGCCTTCAACTTCTCTGTCTTTAGATTCAATTTCTCCTCCACCTGATCAAGAATCGCAGGCCCACCTGGGTGCGCTATCCAGAAAATAGAATTCCAGTCATTGATGCCAAGTGGCTCGAACGCCTCCACTAGACTCTTCTCAATGTTCTTTGAAATGATCCCTGGCACGTCCTTTTGTAGGTGGAATGTGAGGCCAGCCTCACCTAAGTGACCATCGATTGCACCCTCTGAATCAGGCAGTATGGTTTGTGCGGCTGACACAAACTGGAAAATCGGTCGCTCGTAGGAGTTAGGATCAGCACCGATTATCACTGCAGCCGCACCATCTCCAAAGAGTGCTTGACCAACAAGGCCATCGAGATAGGTATCAGATGGGCCACGAAAGGTGGCGGCAGTGATCTCCGAACACACAACTAGAACACGTGCACCAGCATTGTTTTCTGCTAGGTCTTTTGCCAGGCGAAGGACCGTGCCACCAGCAAAGCAGCCTATTTGATACATCATGTAGCGTTTGACAGATGGACGGAGGCCGAGTAACTTTGTGAGTTGATAGTCAGCCCCAGGCATGTCGACACCGCCCGTTGCACAGAAGACTAcgtgggtgatcttagattttGGTTGGCCCCACTCGTTGATGGCCTTAACTGCTGCCTCTTTACCGAGCTTAGGGACCTCGACAATGACTATGTCTTGGCGGGCATTGAGGGTGGGG
This region of Magnolia sinica isolate HGM2019 chromosome 1, MsV1, whole genome shotgun sequence genomic DNA includes:
- the LOC131253054 gene encoding chalcone synthase 2-like translates to MSKVSINEIRKAQRAVGPAMVLAISTATPPNEVMQADYPDYYFRVTKSEHMKELKEKFRRMCDKSMIRKRHMYLTEDILKENPDMCASMAPTLNARQDIVIVEVPKLGKEAAVKAINEWGQPKSKITHVVFCATGGVDMPGADYQLTKLLGLRPSVKRYMMYQIGCFAGGTVLRLAKDLAENNAGARVLVVCSEITAATFRGPSDTYLDGLVGQALFGDGAAAVIIGADPNSYERPIFQFVSAAQTILPDSEGAIDGHLGEAGLTFHLQKDVPGIISKNIEKSLVEAFEPLGINDWNSIFWIAHPGGPAILDQVEEKLNLKTEKLKATRHVLSEYGNMASACVLFILDEMRRKSIEEGKTTTGEGLDWGVLFGFGPGLTVETLVLHSLPTTVAH